The window ACATCCAGTCAAGTGGACACCACTGATAGAAGGGAAGATCAATTCCAATTTGTGCACCATGTGTGTGTCCCGATAAGGTTAGGGCTATATCATACTGATCTTTTACTTCCATTTCCCAATGATGCGGATCATGAGAAAGTAATATTTTTATTGGAACATTTTTGCAGTGCTCTAAAGCCATATCAATATCTCCATACTTGTGATAGGGAGTAACAGCCCAGTTTTTCACCCCAAGCAATGCAATAGAATCGTTTCCTCTGAATAGGCAAATTGATTCGTTTTGCAGATTGATGAAACCCATTTCACGCTGATATTCGATGAGAAGATTTACGTTTTCAAGCCGATGACTTGGACCATAGCATTCGTTATAGTCACCAAAATCATGATTCCCCAACACAGCATATTTCCCATCTTTTGCTTGTATTTTATTAAACGTAGTCACATATGTTAAGGCTTCTTCAGCTTTCAGATTTACCATGTCGCCTGTGAATACAACAATATCAGGGTTTAATTCATTAATCAGCTCAATGGCATAATCAAACTTGTTTTGATTTCCAAAACTGCCTATATGCAAATCTGATATTTGTACAATTTTATAATCATTAAAAGCTTCAGGAAGATTATCCAACTGTATTTCAACTTTTTGAACCTTATAATCCTGTCTTCCAATTAGAATCCCATAGGCAATTAGCATAAACAGTATACTGCTTATTATAATTCCTGATTTCAAGAAATACTTCTTGATAAGGACCATGGATGTGACTTGCTTATGTGTAAATTTTTCAACAATTATTC of the Bacteroidota bacterium genome contains:
- a CDS encoding metallophosphoesterase, which gives rise to MFYGYSAYSSQSILFKMLLLIVVAFIFELYANRGLKKVFEKQKHNKWLKLFVKFNWIILILYTISSLSYLTLTNLPCDHSIRMKYILWLNTTFILIYGSKAIFCFFILLRDILRLIRIIVEKFTHKQVTSMVLIKKYFLKSGIIISSILFMLIAYGILIGRQDYKVQKVEIQLDNLPEAFNDYKIVQISDLHIGSFGNQNKFDYAIELINELNPDIVVFTGDMVNLKAEEALTYVTTFNKIQAKDGKYAVLGNHDFGDYNECYGPSHRLENVNLLIEYQREMGFINLQNESICLFRGNDSIALLGVKNWAVTPYHKYGDIDMALEHCKNVPIKILLSHDPHHWEMEVKDQYDIALTLSGHTHGAQIGIDLPFYQWCPLDWMYPYWGGLYEVNQKYLYINHGLGVIGFQGRIGIRPEITLISLISK